From Arcobacter sp. CECT 8983, the proteins below share one genomic window:
- a CDS encoding SPOR domain-containing protein, which produces MEIKGEDFIKKVQLKQEETEIEQRLSEIKNAQSAYQEQQNHQDQPQPQLNPDLDREVRMQEEQEYSDIMLGKTPSSAAKNSDNKKKYLVLGLVLVILFLLTIIIIRLLTNDSNEDKSFSNATPEKENTQTILQDENIEEQYQKIINEKLKNIKEENNKEATTLKEATTNLDLEKIEEKEKVVKEQPVAKTKPNVFDVKETVEEEPKPVVKKQEPKPVVKKAEPKPVVRKTSSSSNSTITQKPSGTFVQVGAFSKMPNNKYLDTITKKGFKYKIYKVSINNKMFHKVLIGPYNSRGQAKLAIDNIKKQLNISGAFILTF; this is translated from the coding sequence ATGGAAATTAAAGGCGAAGATTTTATTAAGAAAGTTCAATTAAAGCAAGAAGAAACTGAAATTGAACAAAGACTAAGTGAAATTAAAAATGCTCAGTCAGCTTATCAAGAGCAACAAAATCATCAGGATCAACCACAACCACAGTTAAATCCTGATTTAGATAGAGAAGTTAGAATGCAAGAAGAGCAAGAATATAGTGATATTATGCTGGGGAAAACTCCCTCTTCTGCAGCAAAAAATAGTGATAACAAAAAGAAATATCTAGTATTAGGTTTAGTTCTTGTTATTCTATTTTTATTAACAATTATCATTATTCGCCTTTTAACAAATGATTCAAATGAAGATAAGTCTTTCTCTAATGCAACACCAGAAAAAGAGAATACTCAAACTATCTTACAAGATGAGAACATTGAAGAACAATACCAAAAAATCATCAATGAAAAATTAAAAAATATTAAAGAAGAAAATAACAAAGAAGCAACTACTTTAAAAGAGGCAACAACTAATCTTGATCTTGAAAAGATAGAAGAGAAAGAAAAAGTAGTAAAAGAACAACCTGTTGCTAAAACAAAACCAAATGTATTTGATGTAAAAGAAACAGTTGAAGAAGAGCCTAAACCAGTTGTAAAAAAACAAGAACCAAAACCTGTTGTTAAAAAAGCAGAACCAAAGCCTGTTGTTAGAAAAACAAGCTCATCTTCAAACTCAACTATAACACAAAAACCTTCAGGTACTTTTGTTCAAGTTGGTGCTTTTTCTAAAATGCCAAATAATAAATACTTAGACACTATTACAAAAAAAGGTTTCAAATATAAAATTTATAAAGTTTCTATAAACAATAAAATGTTCCATAAAGTTTTAATTGGACCATACAACTCAAGAGGACAAGCAAAACTTGCTATAGACAATATTAAAAAACAACTTAATATTTCTGGAGCATTTATTTTAACATTCTAA
- a CDS encoding serine hydroxymethyltransferase, with protein MSYITEARLEQADKEIFDIVEAELERQTTHLEMIASENFTSPAVMETMGSVFTNKYAEGYPYKRYYGGCEFADKAEQLAIDRACEIFGCSYANVQPHSGSQANGAVYAALLKAGDKILGMDLSHGGHLTHGSKPSFSGKNYQAFYYGVELDGRINYDRVLDIAKIVQPKIIVCGASAYAREIDFKRFREIADEVGAYLFADIAHIAGLVAAGEHMSPFPYADVVTSTTHKTLRGPRGGIILSNDEDIAKKINSAIFPGLQGGPLVHVIAAKAVAFKEILDPSWKDYAKQVKANAKKLGEVLVARGYDIVSGGTDNHLVLVSFLNKDFSGKDADAALQNAGITVNKNTVPGETRSPFVTSGVRIGSPALTARGMKEKEFEFIANKIADILDDINNTDLQKQIKGELKELASNFVIYNKSTY; from the coding sequence ATGAGCTACATAACAGAAGCAAGATTAGAACAAGCAGATAAAGAGATTTTTGATATAGTAGAAGCAGAATTAGAAAGACAAACAACACACTTAGAGATGATTGCAAGTGAAAACTTTACATCACCAGCAGTAATGGAAACAATGGGTTCTGTATTTACAAACAAATATGCAGAGGGTTATCCATATAAAAGATATTATGGTGGATGTGAGTTTGCTGACAAAGCTGAGCAATTAGCTATTGACAGAGCTTGTGAAATCTTTGGATGTTCTTATGCAAATGTTCAACCACATTCAGGGAGCCAAGCTAATGGTGCTGTATATGCAGCATTATTAAAAGCTGGTGATAAAATCTTAGGTATGGATTTATCTCATGGTGGACATTTAACTCATGGTTCAAAGCCTAGTTTCTCTGGAAAGAACTATCAAGCATTTTATTATGGTGTAGAATTAGATGGAAGAATCAACTATGATAGAGTTTTAGATATTGCTAAAATTGTTCAACCAAAAATCATTGTATGTGGTGCTTCAGCTTATGCAAGAGAGATTGACTTCAAAAGATTTAGAGAAATCGCTGATGAAGTAGGAGCTTATCTTTTTGCTGATATCGCACATATTGCAGGTTTAGTTGCTGCAGGTGAGCATATGAGTCCATTCCCTTATGCAGATGTAGTTACATCAACTACTCATAAGACTTTAAGAGGACCAAGAGGTGGTATCATTTTATCAAATGATGAAGATATTGCTAAGAAAATCAATTCTGCTATTTTCCCAGGTTTACAAGGTGGACCATTAGTTCATGTAATAGCTGCAAAAGCAGTTGCATTTAAAGAGATTTTAGATCCTTCTTGGAAAGATTATGCAAAACAAGTAAAAGCGAATGCTAAAAAACTTGGTGAAGTATTAGTAGCAAGAGGATATGATATAGTATCAGGTGGAACAGATAATCACTTAGTATTAGTATCATTTTTAAATAAAGATTTTTCTGGTAAAGATGCAGATGCAGCTTTACAAAATGCAGGTATAACTGTAAATAAAAATACAGTACCAGGTGAAACAAGATCTCCATTTGTTACAAGTGGTGTAAGAATTGGATCACCAGCACTTACTGCAAGAGGAATGAAAGAGAAAGAGTTTGAATTCATTGCTAATAAAATTGCTGATATTTTAGATGATATTAACAATACAGATTTACAAAAACAAATTAAAGGTGAGCTTAAAGAGTTAGCTTCTAATTTTGTTATTTACAATAAGTCGACGTACTAA
- the lysS gene encoding lysine--tRNA ligase — MLFENKYIQQRIEKANVLRELGVNPYANNSARNTTISKYLNVNTDIFQKEEKRDENRHYTVAGRIKFFRLMGKASFLKIEDESGILQIYVARDNLPEGFYNNVFKKNIEVGDIIEVTGYPFITGKGELSLHVHDLTILTKSISPLPEKYHGIQDKELRYRQRYLDLIMNSQVRKTFHIRSKVISLTRRFFEDKGFLEVETPMMHPIPGGANAKPFVTHHNALGVDRYLRIAPELYLKRLIVGGFEAVFEINRNFRNEGMDATHNPEFTSIEFYWAYKTYKDLIEITKEYFEYLFEHLDLPMTLPYGDVEIDFNKFSEVPLIESLTTIGGVPADITEDKDKIIAFMKEKNLDVNEAMNLGQLQGELFDEYVEEKLINPTFITEYPVEISPLARRSDEKPHLTDRFELFIAGKEIANAFSELNDPLDQLQRFEGQIEAKDAGDDEAHEMDEDFVNALSYGMAPCAGQGIGIDRLVMMLTNEHSIRDVLLFPAMKPIKHEIDLHADEEEEK, encoded by the coding sequence ATATTGTTTGAAAATAAATATATACAACAAAGAATAGAGAAAGCTAATGTTTTAAGAGAACTAGGGGTAAACCCATACGCAAATAATAGTGCAAGAAATACAACTATTAGTAAATATTTAAATGTAAATACAGATATTTTCCAAAAAGAAGAAAAAAGAGATGAAAATAGACATTATACAGTTGCAGGAAGAATTAAATTCTTTAGACTTATGGGTAAAGCATCTTTTCTTAAAATTGAAGATGAAAGTGGAATTTTACAAATTTATGTTGCAAGGGATAATCTACCAGAAGGTTTTTATAATAATGTTTTCAAAAAGAACATTGAAGTTGGAGATATTATTGAAGTAACAGGTTATCCATTTATTACTGGTAAAGGTGAACTTTCATTACACGTACATGACCTTACAATTTTAACAAAATCTATTTCTCCACTACCAGAAAAATACCATGGTATTCAAGATAAAGAGTTAAGATATAGACAAAGATATTTAGATTTAATTATGAATTCTCAAGTTAGAAAAACTTTTCATATTAGATCAAAAGTTATCTCACTTACTAGAAGATTTTTTGAAGATAAAGGTTTCTTAGAAGTTGAAACTCCAATGATGCACCCAATTCCTGGTGGAGCAAATGCTAAACCATTTGTTACTCATCACAATGCTTTAGGTGTAGATAGATATTTAAGAATTGCACCAGAGTTATATTTAAAAAGATTAATTGTTGGTGGATTTGAAGCAGTATTTGAAATCAACAGAAACTTTAGAAATGAAGGTATGGATGCAACTCACAATCCTGAGTTTACTTCTATTGAGTTCTATTGGGCTTATAAAACTTATAAAGATTTAATTGAAATAACAAAAGAGTATTTTGAATATTTATTTGAGCATTTAGATTTACCAATGACTCTTCCTTATGGAGATGTTGAAATTGACTTTAATAAATTTTCTGAAGTTCCATTAATTGAATCACTTACAACTATTGGTGGTGTTCCTGCTGATATTACTGAAGACAAAGATAAAATTATTGCTTTCATGAAAGAGAAAAATCTTGATGTAAATGAAGCAATGAACTTAGGTCAATTACAAGGTGAGTTATTTGACGAGTATGTTGAAGAAAAACTTATCAACCCAACATTTATTACAGAATATCCAGTTGAAATTTCTCCACTTGCAAGAAGAAGTGATGAAAAGCCTCATTTAACTGATAGATTTGAATTATTTATTGCTGGAAAAGAGATTGCGAATGCTTTCTCTGAGCTTAATGATCCATTAGACCAACTTCAAAGATTTGAAGGTCAAATTGAAGCAAAAGATGCTGGTGATGATGAAGCACATGAAATGGATGAAGATTTTGTAAATGCACTATCTTATGGTATGGCACCTTGTGCTGGTCAAGGTATTGGTATTGATAGACTTGTAATGATGTTAACAAATGAACACTCTATTAGAGATGTATTATTATTCCCTGCTATGAAACCAATCAAACATGAGATTGATTTACACGCAGATGAAGAGGAAGAAAAATAG
- a CDS encoding CvpA family protein, with translation MQEFTAFDIIILSITVLLGLKGLMKGFIKEVFGLVGIIGGIFIASRLSEDIGNLIAPILALENGATIKLIGFIVGLIGFWIILYVAGIILSNIFSASGLGIFDRILGFVFGSAKIFFIFSVITYAVYQIESFRNLLDDKVSNSITFPLLVKTGDFIIKLDPADFTKKIEEKISNENGEKINITEEAKKTFEDLKTTTNETIESTKEAVNKEIEKATKEATENIANSISNEENTTNTEKGN, from the coding sequence ATGCAAGAGTTTACTGCATTTGATATAATAATCTTAAGTATTACTGTTTTATTAGGTCTAAAAGGTCTTATGAAGGGCTTCATAAAAGAGGTTTTTGGTTTAGTTGGAATTATAGGTGGTATTTTTATTGCTTCAAGACTTTCTGAAGATATTGGAAATTTAATTGCTCCTATTTTAGCACTTGAAAACGGTGCTACAATAAAACTTATTGGTTTTATTGTTGGACTTATTGGTTTTTGGATTATTTTATATGTAGCTGGAATCATTTTAAGTAACATCTTCTCTGCAAGTGGACTTGGAATTTTTGATAGAATTTTAGGATTTGTATTTGGAAGTGCAAAAATATTCTTTATATTTTCAGTAATTACTTATGCTGTTTATCAAATTGAGTCATTTAGAAACCTTTTAGATGATAAAGTTTCTAATTCGATAACTTTCCCTCTTCTTGTAAAAACTGGTGATTTTATTATTAAACTTGACCCAGCAGACTTTACAAAAAAGATTGAAGAAAAAATCTCTAATGAAAATGGTGAAAAAATAAATATTACAGAAGAAGCAAAAAAAACTTTTGAAGATTTAAAAACTACTACAAATGAAACAATTGAATCTACAAAAGAAGCAGTAAATAAAGAGATTGAAAAAGCAACAAAAGAAGCAACAGAAAATATTGCTAATTCAATTTCAAATGAAGAAAATACAACTAATACGGAAAAAGGAAATTAA
- the ispG gene encoding flavodoxin-dependent (E)-4-hydroxy-3-methylbut-2-enyl-diphosphate synthase, which produces MNNVKRYPTKKIFVGDVAIGGDAPISVQSMTYSKTSDVEATVEQIRALHFAGADIVRVAVPDLKAANALKAIKEQTSLPLVADIHFNYKLALIAAEVVDCIRLNPGNIGDKKRVTEVVKACQQRNLPIRIGVNCGSLESQFEDKYGQTARGMVESADYNIKYLEDLGFDDIKVSLKASDVQRTVEAYRMLRPMNNYPFHLGVTEAGTQFHSTIKSSIALGSLLLDGIGDTLRVSMTGELEKEIEVGRAILKDAGLVQEGLNIISCPTCGRIEADLVSAVAEVEAKTKHIKTPLNVSVMGCVVNALGEAKAADVAIAYGKGVGLIIKKGETIAKLPTDQLLDRFLKEVEFEAKKEGNN; this is translated from the coding sequence ATGAACAATGTAAAAAGATATCCAACAAAAAAGATTTTCGTAGGTGATGTTGCTATTGGAGGAGACGCTCCAATATCAGTTCAATCTATGACATATAGTAAGACTTCCGATGTGGAAGCAACCGTAGAACAAATTAGAGCATTGCACTTTGCAGGGGCAGACATCGTAAGAGTTGCAGTTCCTGACTTAAAAGCAGCAAATGCATTAAAAGCTATTAAAGAACAAACTTCTTTACCACTAGTTGCAGATATACATTTTAACTATAAATTAGCACTTATTGCAGCTGAAGTGGTTGACTGTATCAGACTTAATCCTGGAAATATAGGAGATAAAAAAAGGGTTACTGAGGTTGTAAAGGCTTGTCAACAAAGAAATCTTCCAATTAGAATTGGAGTAAACTGTGGTTCTTTAGAATCACAATTTGAAGACAAATATGGCCAAACAGCACGTGGTATGGTAGAGAGTGCAGACTATAATATTAAGTATTTAGAGGATTTAGGCTTTGATGATATTAAAGTATCATTAAAAGCTAGTGATGTTCAACGAACTGTTGAAGCATATAGAATGTTAAGACCTATGAATAATTATCCATTTCATTTAGGTGTAACAGAAGCTGGAACACAGTTTCACTCAACAATAAAATCTTCAATTGCACTTGGAAGTTTACTTCTTGATGGTATTGGTGATACTTTAAGAGTATCTATGACAGGAGAACTTGAAAAAGAGATTGAAGTAGGGCGAGCAATACTTAAAGATGCAGGACTTGTACAAGAGGGCTTAAATATTATTTCATGTCCAACTTGTGGTAGAATTGAAGCTGATTTAGTCAGTGCAGTAGCAGAAGTTGAAGCAAAAACCAAACATATTAAAACACCTTTAAATGTATCAGTTATGGGATGTGTTGTAAATGCTTTAGGTGAAGCAAAAGCTGCTGATGTTGCAATTGCATATGGAAAAGGAGTTGGGCTTATCATTAAAAAAGGTGAAACAATAGCAAAACTTCCAACAGACCAATTATTAGATAGATTTTTAAAAGAAGTAGAATTTGAAGCAAAGAAAGAGGGCAATAATTAG
- a CDS encoding replicative DNA helicase has product MDSVYSINIERAVLSSVLFNPEELEDILGVLKPKDFYLPAHQKIYEIMGKLHDEGMPIDEEFIKKRVNSKDVDDSILLEILSANPITNTLAYVKEIKDGSVKRELATLATTIKKVAIEDEMSANEALDTVQGELYKISTDSATSELKEMETITSDTLSYIKKMKELGNTHLTGQTTGFYDLDKRTTGFNEGDLVIIAARPAMGKTALVLNMALANVEANKGVIFFSLEMPAEQLMLRMLAAKTSIPLQNLRKGDMDDNQWAQLTGAFEDLNQKKLFVDDGGSININQLRARVRKLAQNEDNKISLVVIDYLQLMQGTGNKDRHQEVSDISRGLKMLAREMKIPVIALSQLNRGLENRPDKRPMLSDLRESGAIEQDADIIMFVYRDDVYRERDEARKEKEAKDKGEEYKSTFVNKPVEEAEIIIGKQRNGPIGTVKLDFQKQLTRFIDKENSNDAPIEVVFESISDSEKESNIDVPQVL; this is encoded by the coding sequence GTGGATAGTGTATATAGTATAAATATTGAAAGAGCAGTTTTAAGTTCAGTTCTTTTTAATCCAGAGGAGTTAGAAGATATTTTAGGTGTTTTAAAACCTAAAGATTTCTATTTACCTGCACATCAAAAGATTTACGAAATAATGGGAAAACTTCATGATGAAGGCATGCCAATTGATGAAGAGTTTATTAAAAAAAGAGTTAATTCAAAAGATGTTGATGATTCAATATTATTAGAAATACTTTCTGCAAATCCAATTACTAATACCTTAGCTTATGTAAAAGAAATAAAAGATGGTTCTGTAAAAAGAGAGCTAGCTACACTTGCAACAACAATTAAAAAAGTTGCAATTGAAGATGAAATGAGTGCAAATGAAGCTTTAGATACAGTTCAAGGTGAACTTTATAAAATCTCTACTGATAGTGCTACATCTGAGTTAAAAGAGATGGAAACTATTACTTCTGATACTCTTTCATATATAAAAAAGATGAAAGAGTTAGGAAATACACACCTTACAGGTCAAACAACTGGATTTTATGATTTAGATAAAAGAACAACAGGATTTAATGAAGGTGACTTAGTAATTATAGCTGCAAGACCAGCTATGGGTAAAACGGCACTTGTTTTAAATATGGCTTTAGCAAATGTTGAAGCTAATAAAGGGGTGATATTTTTCTCTTTAGAAATGCCAGCTGAGCAACTTATGTTAAGGATGCTTGCTGCAAAAACTTCAATTCCATTACAAAATCTTAGAAAAGGTGATATGGATGATAATCAATGGGCACAGTTAACAGGAGCCTTTGAAGATTTAAATCAAAAAAAGCTTTTTGTTGATGATGGTGGTAGTATTAATATTAACCAATTAAGAGCAAGAGTTAGAAAACTAGCTCAAAATGAAGATAATAAAATCTCTTTAGTTGTAATCGATTATCTTCAACTTATGCAAGGAACTGGAAATAAAGATAGGCACCAAGAAGTTTCTGATATTTCAAGGGGACTTAAAATGCTTGCTAGGGAGATGAAAATTCCTGTTATTGCTCTTTCTCAGTTAAATAGGGGACTTGAAAATAGACCTGATAAAAGACCTATGCTTTCAGACCTTAGGGAGTCTGGTGCAATTGAGCAAGATGCGGATATTATTATGTTTGTTTATAGAGATGATGTATATAGAGAAAGAGATGAAGCTAGAAAAGAAAAAGAAGCAAAAGACAAAGGTGAAGAGTACAAATCAACATTTGTTAATAAACCAGTAGAAGAAGCTGAAATTATTATTGGTAAACAAAGAAATGGTCCTATTGGTACTGTTAAACTTGATTTCCAAAAACAATTAACTAGGTTTATTGATAAAGAAAACTCTAATGATGCTCCTATTGAAGTAGTATTTGAGTCTATTTCTGATTCTGAAAAAGAGTCAAATATAGATGTCCCTCAGGTTTTATAA
- a CDS encoding type II secretion system protein, with amino-acid sequence MKKAFSLLELIFAIVVIGIIASFAVPKYIDTRDSALATTIKRDLITVITSIQSYYLINQKIDKISDTVSVNDSNWVIKDKSMLFNDKKEECLSLELKESSIIITIDPSKGNVCKILSQMGVKNETFDLI; translated from the coding sequence ATGAAAAAGGCTTTCTCCCTACTTGAACTTATTTTTGCAATTGTAGTAATTGGTATTATTGCTTCTTTTGCAGTTCCTAAATATATAGACACTAGAGATAGTGCCCTTGCAACTACTATAAAAAGAGATCTGATTACAGTTATAACTTCAATTCAAAGCTATTATTTGATTAATCAAAAGATAGACAAGATTTCTGATACAGTAAGTGTAAATGACTCAAATTGGGTTATAAAAGATAAAAGTATGCTTTTTAATGACAAAAAAGAAGAATGTCTAAGCTTAGAACTAAAAGAGTCTAGTATAATTATTACAATTGATCCATCTAAAGGAAATGTTTGTAAAATATTATCACAGATGGGTGTAAAAAATGAAACATTTGATTTAATTTAA
- the gmhB gene encoding D-glycero-beta-D-manno-heptose 1,7-bisphosphate 7-phosphatase, with the protein MTKAIFLDRDGVVNVEKNYLYKIEEFEFIDGIFESLKKIQSLGYKIFIITNQSGISRGYYSVDDFEKLTSWMLEEFRNNEIVISQVEFCPHGPNDNCLCRKPKSGMIDKILKNYDIDLKNSWLVGDKSSDIECAQHAGISNTIQVKSGHKFKNDDSKADYICESIKDIDKIIQT; encoded by the coding sequence ATGACAAAAGCTATTTTTTTAGATAGAGATGGAGTAGTAAATGTTGAAAAAAACTACTTATACAAAATAGAAGAGTTTGAGTTTATTGATGGAATATTTGAGTCTTTAAAAAAAATACAAAGCTTAGGCTACAAAATATTTATAATAACAAACCAATCAGGTATTAGTAGAGGGTATTATTCAGTAGATGATTTTGAAAAACTTACTTCATGGATGTTAGAAGAGTTTAGAAATAATGAAATTGTAATATCGCAAGTAGAGTTTTGTCCCCATGGTCCCAATGACAATTGTCTTTGTAGAAAACCTAAAAGTGGAATGATAGATAAAATACTAAAAAACTATGATATTGATTTAAAAAATTCATGGTTAGTAGGAGATAAATCTTCTGACATAGAATGTGCTCAACATGCTGGAATATCTAATACAATCCAAGTAAAATCAGGACATAAGTTTAAAAATGATGACTCAAAAGCAGACTATATTTGTGAAAGTATTAAGGATATAGATAAAATTATACAAACATAA
- a CDS encoding adenine phosphoribosyltransferase — protein sequence MVLTQEEKEIINDSIRDIKDFPKEGIVFKDITTLLNNKEAYQTLMNHLEQRYKSYDLDYVAGIDSRGFIFGAALADRLKVGFVPVRKKGKLPSTTVCEKYELEYGFDEVEIHLDAFPKKNARVLLIDDLIATGGTANAASKLIKHVNANLVEVCFLLNLTFLKGAKKVEEHAPVYSILEI from the coding sequence ATGGTATTAACTCAAGAAGAGAAAGAAATAATAAATGATTCAATTAGAGATATCAAAGATTTTCCAAAAGAAGGGATTGTTTTTAAAGATATTACAACACTATTAAATAATAAAGAAGCATACCAAACTTTAATGAATCATTTAGAGCAAAGGTACAAATCCTATGATTTAGATTATGTTGCTGGAATAGATTCAAGGGGATTTATTTTTGGTGCAGCATTGGCAGATCGTTTAAAGGTTGGTTTTGTTCCAGTTAGAAAAAAAGGAAAACTTCCTAGTACTACTGTTTGCGAAAAATATGAATTAGAGTATGGTTTTGATGAGGTAGAAATTCACCTTGATGCTTTTCCAAAGAAAAATGCACGAGTTTTATTAATTGATGATTTAATAGCAACAGGTGGAACAGCAAATGCAGCTTCAAAACTTATTAAACATGTTAATGCTAATTTAGTTGAAGTATGTTTTTTATTAAATTTAACATTTTTAAAAGGTGCTAAAAAAGTTGAAGAACATGCACCTGTGTATTCAATATTAGAGATTTAA
- the trpB gene encoding tryptophan synthase subunit beta — MKENKIYIPKKSKFDPDENGHFGQFGGRYVPETLMPILKELEEEYNKYRFDEAFWTEVNDLLKDYVGRENPLYLAKNISEEIGAKVYLKREDLNHTGAHKVNNVIAQGLLAKKLGKTKVIAETGAGQHGVATATIAALLGLECTVFMGAKDVARQELNVFRMKLLGAKVVAVESGSKTLKDAMNDAIRYWVTNARDTFYIIGTVAGPHPYPLMVRDFQAIIGYESRKQILEKEGKLPDYVLACIGGGSNAIGMFSHFLEDEEVTCVGIEAGGLGLDTDKHGCSLEKGKPGILHGQCSYLLQDENGQVLEAHSISAGLDYPGIGPEHSFHKDNKSVQYDSVTDDEAMDAFVWLSRKEGIIPAFESAHAIAYLKKAKEKFQGKTIIISLSGRGDKDMVQAKEILHFD; from the coding sequence ATGAAAGAAAATAAGATTTATATACCAAAAAAGAGTAAATTTGACCCAGATGAAAATGGACATTTTGGACAGTTTGGAGGAAGATATGTTCCTGAAACATTAATGCCTATTTTAAAAGAGCTTGAAGAAGAGTATAATAAATATAGATTTGATGAAGCTTTTTGGACTGAAGTTAACGATTTACTTAAAGATTATGTGGGAAGAGAAAATCCTTTATATTTAGCAAAAAATATTAGTGAAGAAATAGGTGCAAAAGTATATTTAAAAAGAGAAGATTTAAATCATACAGGTGCACACAAAGTTAATAATGTAATTGCTCAAGGACTACTAGCTAAGAAATTAGGAAAAACAAAAGTTATTGCAGAAACAGGTGCTGGACAACATGGTGTTGCTACAGCAACAATAGCAGCTTTATTAGGTTTAGAATGCACGGTTTTTATGGGTGCTAAAGATGTTGCTAGACAAGAATTAAATGTATTTAGAATGAAACTTCTTGGTGCAAAAGTTGTAGCAGTTGAGTCTGGAAGTAAAACTTTAAAAGATGCAATGAATGATGCTATTAGATATTGGGTAACAAATGCAAGGGATACTTTCTATATCATAGGAACTGTTGCAGGACCACATCCTTATCCTTTAATGGTTAGAGATTTTCAAGCAATTATTGGTTATGAGTCAAGAAAACAAATCTTAGAAAAAGAGGGAAAACTTCCTGATTATGTATTAGCCTGTATCGGTGGTGGATCAAATGCAATTGGAATGTTTTCACATTTTTTAGAAGATGAAGAAGTAACTTGTGTGGGAATTGAAGCAGGTGGTTTAGGACTTGATACAGATAAACATGGTTGTTCCCTAGAAAAAGGAAAACCTGGGATTTTACATGGACAATGTTCATATCTTTTACAAGATGAAAATGGACAAGTTTTAGAAGCCCATTCTATAAGTGCTGGACTTGATTATCCTGGAATTGGACCTGAACACTCTTTCCATAAGGATAATAAATCAGTTCAATATGATTCAGTAACTGATGATGAAGCTATGGATGCTTTTGTTTGGCTAAGCAGGAAAGAGGGAATTATTCCAGCTTTTGAATCTGCACATGCAATAGCATATCTAAAAAAAGCAAAAGAGAAGTTCCAAGGTAAGACTATTATTATAAGTCTTTCAGGTCGAGGTGATAAAGATATGGTGCAAGCCAAAGAAATTTTACACTTTGACTAA
- a CDS encoding DedA family protein — protein sequence MKEFLRNNAGKILFVVVALFITFLGYSLYQAPVEGIENSFFYLLKTYGYIILFAWSILEGEAGLIMAGLLSHTGDMNMYMAIFIAGLGGFVGDQIYFYTGRFNKSYVHKKFKGQRRKFALAHILLQKYGWPIIFAQRYMYGMRTIIPISIGLTRYSAKTFAFINLISAWCWAAITIVPTWYFGEEILIVLKWLKEHWYYALPFALLMGGSIVYYFHVMTKKKEK from the coding sequence ATGAAAGAATTTTTAAGAAATAACGCAGGAAAAATACTTTTTGTAGTAGTAGCTTTATTTATAACTTTTTTAGGATATAGCCTTTATCAAGCACCTGTAGAGGGAATTGAAAATAGCTTTTTTTATCTTTTAAAAACTTATGGATATATAATTTTATTTGCTTGGAGTATTTTAGAAGGTGAGGCTGGTCTTATAATGGCTGGTCTTTTATCTCATACAGGCGATATGAATATGTATATGGCAATTTTTATTGCAGGACTTGGTGGCTTTGTTGGTGACCAAATCTATTTTTATACTGGAAGATTTAATAAATCTTATGTTCATAAAAAGTTTAAAGGTCAAAGAAGAAAATTTGCTTTAGCACATATCTTATTACAAAAGTATGGATGGCCAATTATTTTTGCCCAAAGATATATGTATGGTATGAGAACAATTATTCCCATCTCTATTGGACTAACAAGATATAGTGCAAAGACTTTTGCCTTTATAAATCTTATAAGTGCTTGGTGTTGGGCTGCAATTACTATTGTTCCTACTTGGTATTTTGGGGAAGAGATTTTAATTGTGTTAAAATGGTTAAAAGAACATTGGTATTATGCCTTACCATTCGCATTATTGATGGGTGGAAGTATAGTTTACTATTTCCATGTAATGACAAAGAAAAAGGAGAAATAA